One genomic region from Nocardia vinacea encodes:
- a CDS encoding SDR family oxidoreductase, translating to MGAPLQTGRLDGKTALVTGASRGIGRAIAERLGREGARVAVHYNGNEQAAKETVVAIEAAGGSAFAIKAELGVPGDAAALWSAFDAHADGVDVIVNNAGIDGIREPIGATDEAAFDRVFAVNAKAPFFVTKLGLNRLRDGGRIVNVSTGLTHGSRMPQLIAYTMTKGAIDTFTQTLAKELGARGITVNAVAPGVIDTDMNANWLRNAETEALVAGWSPLNRVGQPGDIADITAFLASDDSRWVTGQWIDATGGALL from the coding sequence ATGGGTGCACCGCTGCAAACCGGCCGGCTAGACGGCAAGACCGCGCTGGTCACCGGCGCGAGCCGCGGCATCGGCCGGGCCATCGCGGAGCGGCTCGGCCGGGAGGGGGCGCGGGTCGCCGTGCACTACAACGGCAATGAGCAGGCGGCGAAGGAAACCGTCGTCGCCATCGAGGCGGCGGGCGGTTCGGCCTTCGCGATCAAGGCCGAACTCGGCGTACCCGGAGATGCCGCGGCGCTGTGGTCCGCATTCGACGCACATGCCGACGGCGTGGACGTCATCGTCAACAACGCGGGCATCGATGGCATCCGCGAACCGATCGGCGCCACCGATGAGGCCGCCTTCGACCGAGTCTTCGCCGTCAATGCGAAGGCGCCGTTCTTCGTCACCAAGCTCGGGCTGAATCGGCTGCGCGACGGCGGCCGCATCGTCAACGTCTCCACCGGCCTCACGCACGGGTCGAGAATGCCGCAGCTGATCGCCTACACGATGACCAAGGGTGCGATCGATACCTTCACCCAAACGCTGGCAAAGGAACTCGGCGCCCGCGGCATCACGGTGAATGCCGTCGCGCCGGGTGTGATCGATACCGATATGAACGCGAACTGGTTGCGCAATGCCGAGACCGAGGCGTTGGTGGCCGGATGGTCGCCGTTGAATCGAGTCGGCCAGCCCGGTGATATCGCGGATATCACCGCATTCCTCGCCTCGGATGATTCGCGGTGGGTCACCGGACAGTGGATCGATGCCACCGGCGGGGCGCTGTTGTAA
- a CDS encoding TetR/AcrR family transcriptional regulator, which yields MSAPTRGRPRSFDRDAALEKALRLFWARGYEATSIGDLTAAMGIGAPSLYAAFGDKATLFNEVVQVFGARYGSFIPRALAEEPTAEALVRRILREAATEYTRPDRPHGCLVISAGLNTTSTEIADMLRALRNRNVEAFAARIQTDIDAGLLPPKADAATLARYVGTVMQGMSQAARDGASAAELERVAEMAMHGWSSAVQG from the coding sequence ATGAGTGCACCGACCAGGGGACGCCCCCGCTCGTTCGATCGGGACGCCGCACTGGAAAAGGCGTTGCGGCTGTTCTGGGCGCGCGGTTACGAGGCCACCTCGATCGGCGATCTGACCGCGGCGATGGGCATCGGCGCGCCGAGCCTGTACGCCGCATTCGGCGATAAGGCGACGCTGTTCAACGAGGTGGTGCAGGTCTTCGGCGCGCGCTACGGCAGCTTCATCCCGCGCGCCCTCGCCGAGGAGCCGACCGCCGAGGCGTTGGTGCGCCGCATCCTGCGCGAGGCGGCGACGGAGTACACCCGACCCGATCGCCCGCACGGCTGCCTGGTGATCAGCGCCGGACTCAATACCACCAGCACCGAGATCGCCGACATGCTGCGCGCGCTTCGCAACCGAAATGTGGAGGCCTTCGCCGCGCGCATCCAGACGGATATCGATGCGGGTCTATTGCCGCCGAAGGCCGATGCGGCCACGCTCGCGCGGTATGTCGGCACCGTCATGCAGGGCATGTCGCAGGCGGCCCGGGATGGCGCGAGCGCCGCGGAACTGGAGCGGGTCGCCGAAATGGCCATGCACGGTTGGTCTTCCGCCGTTCAAGGCTGA
- a CDS encoding copper ion binding protein — translation MATSTYTVTGMTCGHCVSSVKTEIGKIDGVTSVDVDLASGAVRVDSTAPLADADIAAAVDEAGYEVAV, via the coding sequence ATGGCCACGAGCACCTACACCGTCACGGGGATGACCTGCGGACATTGCGTCAGCTCGGTCAAGACGGAGATCGGCAAGATCGATGGCGTGACCAGCGTGGACGTCGACCTCGCCAGCGGTGCGGTCCGGGTGGACAGCACCGCACCGCTCGCCGACGCCGATATCGCCGCCGCCGTTGACGAGGCGGGATACGAGGTCGCCGTCTGA
- the rsmA gene encoding 16S rRNA (adenine(1518)-N(6)/adenine(1519)-N(6))-dimethyltransferase RsmA, which yields MSEPDISARGSAALLGPAEVRALAERLGVRPTKQLGQNFVHDANTVRRIVAAAGVGRGDTVLEVGPGLGSLTLALLDVVDSVIAVEIDPVLAKHLPVTVADRAPELAGQLTVVEADALRVRSDKLPAAPSALVANLPYNVAVPVLLHLLAELPSITTSLVMVQAEVADRLAAEPGSRVYGVPSVKAGFFGTVRRAGAVGTQVFWPVPRVDSGLVRIERYAEPPWPMDEAHRRRVFEAVDAAFAQRRKTLRAALGNWAGSPAEAERRLVAAGINPTARGETLDTAAFVRLAAQA from the coding sequence GTGTCCGAACCCGATATTTCCGCCCGTGGGAGTGCTGCGCTGCTCGGGCCCGCCGAGGTGCGGGCGCTGGCCGAGCGACTCGGTGTGCGGCCGACCAAGCAGCTCGGACAGAATTTCGTGCACGACGCGAATACGGTGCGGCGGATTGTCGCGGCGGCGGGGGTCGGGCGTGGGGATACGGTGCTCGAGGTCGGGCCGGGTCTCGGCTCGCTGACATTGGCCCTGCTCGATGTGGTGGATTCGGTCATCGCCGTCGAGATCGATCCCGTACTGGCGAAACATCTTCCGGTGACCGTCGCGGATCGCGCGCCGGAACTGGCCGGGCAGTTGACCGTCGTGGAGGCCGATGCGCTGCGGGTCCGTTCGGACAAACTCCCTGCGGCACCGTCGGCGCTGGTGGCGAATCTGCCCTACAACGTCGCCGTGCCGGTGCTGCTGCACCTGCTCGCCGAATTGCCCAGCATCACAACCTCGTTGGTGATGGTGCAGGCCGAGGTCGCGGACCGTCTCGCCGCTGAGCCCGGCAGCCGCGTCTACGGCGTCCCGAGCGTCAAGGCGGGCTTCTTCGGCACTGTGCGCCGCGCGGGCGCGGTGGGCACCCAGGTGTTCTGGCCGGTGCCACGCGTCGACTCCGGCCTGGTCCGCATCGAGCGTTACGCCGAACCGCCGTGGCCGATGGACGAAGCACACCGCCGCCGCGTCTTCGAGGCAGTCGACGCCGCCTTCGCCCAGCGCCGCAAAACCCTCCGCGCCGCACTGGGCAACTGGGCCGGTTCGCCGGCCGAAGCCGAACGCCGCCTGGTCGCCGCTGGTATCAACCCGACCGCCCGCGGCGAAACCCTGGACACCGCAGCCTTCGTCCGCCTCGCCGCCCAGGCGTAA
- a CDS encoding transglycosylase family protein, which produces MSPFTRINQSRSPLLYAAVAALLVTLIVGAAMAIVNRKTVTVVVDGQQMTQTTMSRNVSGVLKAAGFDVNDRDLVRPALAAAITDGATITYNRAREVAVSLDGKAEKVWSTGLTAGDVVDQLHLPREVFVSPARDEKLPLEGAALQIASPRSVSLLDGIGNPVDVRLAAPTVGEFLTAAGIPLIEQDAVEPAATTPLTDGLRIVVTRQRVENKVETVPLDPPENVIEDPTMNMSRTVVESAGAPGVQDVTFAVTMVNGQEVSRRPIASNVKVTAQPKTVRKGAKPGTEVPPVRDGAIWDALARCESTGNWGINTGNGYYGGIQFDQGTWERQGGLKYAPRADLATREEQIAIAEVTRARQGWGAWPACTSRLGIG; this is translated from the coding sequence ATGTCTCCATTCACGAGGATCAACCAGTCCCGCTCGCCGCTGCTGTACGCGGCGGTTGCGGCGTTGCTGGTGACGCTGATCGTCGGTGCCGCGATGGCGATCGTGAACCGCAAGACGGTCACGGTCGTCGTGGACGGTCAGCAGATGACGCAGACCACCATGTCGCGAAACGTCAGCGGGGTTTTGAAGGCCGCGGGGTTCGACGTGAACGACCGCGACCTGGTCCGGCCCGCACTGGCCGCGGCGATCACCGATGGCGCGACCATCACCTACAACCGGGCGCGTGAGGTCGCGGTGTCGCTGGACGGCAAGGCCGAGAAGGTGTGGTCGACCGGTCTGACCGCGGGCGATGTGGTCGACCAACTGCACCTGCCTCGCGAGGTATTCGTTTCCCCTGCCCGCGACGAGAAGCTGCCGCTCGAGGGCGCCGCGCTGCAGATCGCCAGCCCGCGTTCGGTATCGCTGCTCGACGGCATCGGCAATCCGGTCGATGTTCGACTGGCCGCGCCGACCGTTGGTGAATTCCTCACCGCGGCGGGCATTCCGCTGATCGAGCAGGACGCCGTCGAGCCCGCGGCGACCACGCCGCTCACCGATGGGTTGCGGATCGTGGTGACCCGCCAGCGCGTCGAGAACAAGGTCGAGACGGTGCCACTGGATCCGCCGGAGAATGTGATCGAGGATCCGACCATGAATATGAGCCGGACCGTGGTGGAGAGCGCGGGTGCGCCCGGCGTGCAGGACGTGACGTTCGCGGTGACCATGGTCAATGGCCAGGAGGTCAGTCGGCGGCCGATCGCTTCCAATGTGAAGGTGACGGCTCAGCCGAAGACCGTCCGCAAGGGGGCCAAGCCCGGTACCGAGGTGCCGCCGGTGCGTGACGGTGCTATCTGGGATGCGCTGGCCCGCTGCGAGTCCACCGGTAACTGGGGCATCAATACCGGCAACGGCTACTACGGCGGCATCCAATTCGACCAGGGCACCTGGGAGCGCCAGGGCGGTCTCAAGTACGCCCCGCGCGCCGACCTGGCCACCCGCGAAGAACAGATCGCCATCGCCGAAGTCACCCGCGCCCGCCAGGGGTGGGGCGCCTGGCCCGCCTGCACCAGTCGCCTGGGTATCGGCTGA
- a CDS encoding TatD family hydrolase → MSERTKDSAKRAAPELPEPLAPLVDAHTHLDACGATDAESTAVIVDRAASVGVGQVVTVADDLAAAQWAVKAANWDRRVFAAVALHPTRANALDDATKAELERLAADPRVVAIGETGLDYYWPGKLEGCADIEEQVEGFRWHIDLAKRLRKPLMIHNREADHDLLAVLLDEGAPETVIFHCFSSDTNMAMSCVAEGYILSFSGTVSFKNAHELREAAKVVPDDHILVETDAPYLTPHPFRGAPNESYCLPYTVRALAELREQDPVALAKITTANARRIYGI, encoded by the coding sequence ATGAGCGAGCGAACAAAAGACAGCGCCAAACGGGCCGCGCCCGAGCTGCCGGAACCGCTCGCGCCGCTGGTCGACGCGCATACGCATCTGGATGCCTGCGGGGCGACCGATGCGGAGTCGACGGCGGTGATCGTGGACCGCGCGGCCTCGGTCGGGGTCGGCCAGGTGGTCACGGTCGCCGATGATCTGGCCGCTGCGCAGTGGGCCGTAAAGGCCGCGAACTGGGATCGGAGGGTGTTCGCCGCCGTGGCGCTGCATCCGACGCGGGCGAATGCGCTGGACGATGCGACCAAGGCCGAACTGGAGCGGTTGGCCGCCGACCCGCGCGTGGTCGCGATCGGCGAAACCGGTCTGGATTACTACTGGCCGGGCAAGTTGGAGGGTTGCGCCGATATCGAGGAGCAGGTCGAGGGCTTCCGCTGGCATATCGACCTGGCCAAACGTCTGCGCAAACCGCTGATGATCCACAACCGCGAGGCAGACCACGATCTGCTGGCGGTATTGCTGGACGAGGGCGCTCCGGAAACCGTGATCTTCCATTGCTTTTCCTCGGACACCAATATGGCGATGTCGTGTGTCGCCGAGGGGTACATCCTCAGCTTCTCCGGCACGGTGAGTTTCAAGAACGCGCATGAATTGCGTGAGGCCGCCAAGGTGGTGCCCGATGACCACATCTTGGTCGAAACCGATGCGCCATATCTCACGCCGCATCCATTCCGTGGCGCACCCAACGAATCGTATTGCCTTCCCTACACCGTGCGCGCCCTAGCGGAATTGCGCGAACAGGATCCCGTGGCCCTCGCCAAAATCACCACCGCCAACGCCCGCCGTATCTACGGCATCTGA
- the metG gene encoding methionine--tRNA ligase: protein MHAHYSRCTMTAADRPAFYITTAIAYPNGAPHIGHAYEYISADALARFKRLDGYDVFFMTGTDEHGQKMQQTAVAEGVPVEELAARNSDVFEAMDKALDISYDRFIRTTDDDHQVASAAIWERMLVNGDIYLDNYSGWYSVRDEAFYTEEETTLLEDGTRISTESKTPVTWTEESNYFFRLSNYQDKLLALYDEHPEFIAPATARNEMVSYVKAGLKDLSISRTTFDWGVPVPGHPDHVMYVWVDALTNYITGVGFPDTESVAFQRFWPADVHIIGKDITRFHTVYWPAFLMSAGIELPKRVFVHGFLYNKGEKMSKSVGNVVDPLALVDEYGVDAVRFFLLREISYGQDGSYSHEAIVGRINTDLANEFGNLVQRSLKLVARDCGGVVPTPGEFTDADRALLDRANELLERCRTEFDAQQMHLALEAIWLTLGEANRYFSAEAPWALAKTGTEESLAREATVLYVTIELLRIVAILVQPVMPESAGKILDLLASQNRTFADIATRLVAGTPLPEPEAVYPRYVEPKK from the coding sequence ATCCACGCGCATTACAGTAGATGCACCATGACCGCAGCTGACCGCCCCGCCTTCTACATCACAACGGCCATCGCATACCCGAACGGTGCGCCGCACATCGGGCATGCGTACGAGTACATCTCGGCCGACGCCCTCGCCCGCTTCAAGCGGCTCGACGGTTATGACGTCTTCTTCATGACCGGGACCGATGAGCACGGGCAGAAGATGCAGCAGACCGCGGTCGCCGAGGGGGTGCCGGTGGAGGAGCTCGCCGCGCGCAACTCGGATGTGTTCGAGGCGATGGACAAGGCGCTCGACATCTCCTACGACCGCTTCATCCGCACCACCGATGACGACCACCAGGTGGCCAGCGCCGCGATCTGGGAGCGGATGCTCGTCAACGGCGATATCTACCTGGACAACTACTCGGGTTGGTACTCGGTGCGCGACGAGGCGTTCTACACCGAGGAAGAAACGACGCTGCTCGAGGACGGCACCCGGATCTCGACCGAATCGAAGACGCCGGTCACCTGGACCGAGGAGTCGAACTACTTCTTCCGGCTGTCGAACTACCAGGACAAGCTGCTAGCGCTCTACGACGAACATCCCGAATTCATCGCGCCCGCAACGGCTCGCAACGAGATGGTGAGTTATGTGAAGGCGGGTCTGAAAGACCTGTCCATTTCGCGCACCACCTTCGACTGGGGCGTGCCCGTGCCCGGACATCCCGATCATGTGATGTACGTGTGGGTGGACGCGCTCACCAACTACATCACCGGCGTCGGCTTCCCGGATACGGAATCCGTTGCGTTCCAGCGGTTCTGGCCCGCCGACGTGCACATCATCGGTAAGGACATCACCCGGTTCCACACCGTGTACTGGCCCGCGTTCCTGATGTCGGCCGGGATCGAGTTGCCGAAGCGCGTTTTCGTGCACGGGTTCCTGTACAACAAGGGCGAGAAGATGTCCAAGTCGGTCGGCAATGTCGTCGACCCGCTGGCGCTGGTCGACGAGTACGGCGTGGACGCGGTGCGCTTCTTCCTGCTGCGCGAGATCTCCTACGGTCAGGACGGCAGCTACAGCCACGAGGCGATCGTCGGACGGATCAATACGGATCTGGCCAATGAATTCGGCAATCTGGTGCAGCGCAGCCTGAAGCTGGTCGCCCGCGACTGCGGTGGTGTGGTGCCGACCCCGGGCGAATTCACCGATGCCGATCGCGCCCTGCTCGACCGTGCGAACGAGCTACTGGAGCGCTGCCGCACCGAATTCGATGCCCAGCAAATGCATTTGGCGTTGGAGGCGATCTGGCTGACGCTCGGTGAGGCCAACCGCTACTTCTCCGCGGAAGCGCCGTGGGCGCTGGCCAAGACCGGCACCGAGGAGTCGCTGGCCCGCGAGGCGACGGTGCTCTACGTGACCATCGAACTGCTACGCATCGTCGCCATCCTGGTCCAGCCGGTCATGCCCGAATCCGCCGGCAAGATCCTCGATCTGCTGGCCAGCCAGAACCGTACCTTCGCCGATATCGCGACCCGGCTGGTCGCCGGCACCCCATTGCCGGAGCCCGAAGCCGTCTACCCGCGCTACGTGGAGCCGAAGAAGTAA
- a CDS encoding isocitrate lyase/phosphoenolpyruvate mutase family protein produces MTSLESKAKAFLELHVPGDPGVFPTVWDAWSANVAVAAGFSALTLGSHPVADSVGRSDKEGMTFAELLTRVRQITGAVDVPVSVDIESGYGLEPAQLIEGVLEAGAIGLNIEDTVHSEGGRLRGAHEHADLVHGLRQFADAAGVHVVINARTDLFMREDGDASDRVDRAIARLRLAAAAGADSLFPAGRHSDTDMRRLTGELPLPISAVGLPDKSDKAVFAEQGVGRITFGPMLQWALTAEINRLLDRWK; encoded by the coding sequence ATGACCTCTTTGGAAAGCAAGGCGAAGGCGTTTCTCGAATTGCATGTCCCGGGCGATCCCGGTGTCTTTCCGACGGTATGGGATGCGTGGTCGGCGAATGTCGCTGTCGCGGCGGGATTTTCGGCGCTGACCCTCGGTAGTCATCCGGTCGCCGATTCGGTCGGGCGCAGCGATAAGGAAGGGATGACGTTCGCGGAGCTGTTGACCCGCGTCCGGCAGATCACCGGCGCGGTCGATGTTCCGGTCTCCGTCGATATCGAATCCGGTTACGGCCTCGAGCCCGCGCAGCTGATCGAGGGAGTGCTGGAAGCGGGCGCGATCGGCCTCAATATCGAGGACACGGTGCACAGCGAGGGCGGCCGGTTGCGCGGCGCCCACGAGCACGCCGATCTTGTGCACGGCCTGCGTCAGTTCGCCGATGCCGCAGGTGTGCACGTGGTCATCAATGCCCGCACCGACCTGTTCATGCGCGAGGACGGTGACGCGAGCGACCGCGTCGATCGCGCCATCGCGCGCCTGCGGCTGGCCGCCGCGGCGGGTGCGGATTCGCTGTTCCCGGCGGGTCGGCACTCCGATACCGATATGCGCCGACTGACCGGCGAATTGCCGCTGCCGATCAGTGCTGTCGGGCTGCCCGATAAGTCGGATAAGGCCGTCTTCGCCGAGCAGGGCGTCGGGCGCATCACCTTCGGCCCCATGCTGCAGTGGGCGCTGACCGCCGAGATCAATCGGCTGCTCGACCGCTGGAAGTAG
- the rsmI gene encoding 16S rRNA (cytidine(1402)-2'-O)-methyltransferase, with protein sequence MADQVGRLVLAATPMGEIGDASQRLREALGSAEIVAAEDTRRTRFLAKALEVEITGRVLRFDDHVESAKIPALLDEIEGGSTVLLVTDAGMPSVSDPGYRMVVACVERQLPVTCLPGPSAVTTALALSALPVERFCFDGFAPRKSGQRREWLRTLLNEPRACVFFEAPHRLADCLADAVEVLGADRRAAVCRELTKTYEEVVRGNLGELAAWAFEGARGEITVVLEGAQPVAADPADLVDEVESLTAEGIRLKDACAQVAAETGVSRRELYDAVLTARRNGGDSS encoded by the coding sequence GTGGCGGACCAGGTGGGGCGATTGGTGCTGGCGGCGACGCCGATGGGCGAGATCGGCGATGCCTCACAGCGGCTACGCGAGGCGCTCGGATCCGCCGAGATCGTCGCGGCCGAGGACACCCGGCGCACCCGCTTCCTCGCCAAGGCCCTGGAGGTGGAAATCACCGGGCGGGTGCTGCGGTTCGACGACCACGTGGAGTCCGCCAAGATTCCGGCGCTGCTCGATGAGATCGAGGGCGGCAGCACGGTCCTGCTGGTTACCGATGCGGGCATGCCGTCGGTGAGCGATCCGGGCTATCGCATGGTGGTGGCCTGTGTCGAGCGTCAGCTGCCGGTCACCTGCCTGCCGGGACCGTCGGCGGTGACCACCGCCCTGGCATTGTCCGCGCTCCCGGTGGAACGCTTCTGCTTCGACGGATTCGCGCCGCGCAAATCCGGCCAGCGTCGAGAATGGTTGCGCACCTTGCTTAACGAGCCGCGCGCCTGCGTATTTTTCGAAGCGCCGCACCGGCTCGCCGACTGTCTGGCCGACGCGGTCGAGGTGCTCGGTGCCGACCGGCGGGCCGCGGTCTGCCGGGAACTGACCAAGACCTACGAGGAGGTCGTCCGCGGCAATCTCGGCGAACTAGCCGCCTGGGCGTTTGAAGGGGCGCGTGGTGAAATCACCGTCGTCCTCGAAGGCGCACAACCCGTCGCGGCCGATCCCGCCGATCTGGTCGACGAGGTCGAATCGTTGACCGCCGAGGGTATTCGTCTCAAGGACGCTTGCGCCCAGGTGGCCGCCGAGACCGGCGTTTCCCGCCGCGAACTGTACGACGCGGTACTGACCGCGCGGCGCAACGGTGGCGATAGTTCATAG
- a CDS encoding dolichyl-phosphate-mannose--protein mannosyltransferase, producing the protein MTQVTDKRATLAKAVPSWSSPAPLRPSPDFGPLDKLQGWVVTAVLTAIAALTRFILLDYPTDAYTPVFDEKHYAPQAWQILTGGGVEDNPAYGLVVHPPIGKQLIAVGEWMFGYNGWGWRFSAALAGTILVLLVIRIVRRMARSTLVGAIAGILLIADGLTFVSSRIGMLDIFMGVLVTAAFGCLIVDRDEVRARIAKADYEGRIDASEWGPRLGVRWWRFGAGVLLGLSCGTKWSGMYFILAFGLMSVYFDVSARRAYGVRRPWVGTAVRDVGPALYSLVLIPLGVYLASYWAWFASEDGVFRYSVGNQVGRDGPWSWLPNALRSLWYYSGETLRFHEGLTNSAGNHHPWESKPWTWSMGLRPMLYYYADTGVTGCGQTQCVKAVMLIGTPAIWWIAFPVLGWMLWRSVVRRDWRYAAVLTGYGAGLIPWFFTLDRQMYYFYAVPLAPFLVMGIALVCGDILGPARSVHIPRSPAGTYLPALPSERRSLGLLAVCIYLGLVIANFIWLWPILTALPITPGNWHDHLWLPSWR; encoded by the coding sequence GTGACCCAGGTGACCGACAAGCGCGCGACCCTAGCCAAGGCCGTGCCCTCTTGGTCGAGCCCCGCGCCCCTGCGTCCATCGCCCGACTTCGGGCCGCTCGACAAGCTCCAGGGGTGGGTGGTCACCGCGGTACTCACCGCGATCGCGGCGTTGACGCGGTTCATCCTGTTGGACTATCCGACCGACGCCTACACCCCGGTCTTCGACGAGAAGCATTACGCGCCACAGGCCTGGCAGATCCTCACCGGCGGCGGCGTCGAGGACAATCCCGCATACGGGTTGGTGGTGCATCCCCCGATCGGCAAACAGCTCATCGCGGTGGGTGAGTGGATGTTCGGCTACAACGGCTGGGGTTGGCGATTCAGCGCGGCGCTGGCGGGCACGATCCTGGTGCTGCTGGTCATCCGGATCGTGCGCCGGATGGCGCGGTCCACCCTGGTCGGCGCGATCGCGGGCATTCTGCTGATCGCCGACGGACTCACCTTCGTCTCCTCGCGCATCGGCATGCTCGACATCTTCATGGGTGTGCTGGTCACCGCGGCATTCGGCTGTCTGATCGTGGACCGCGACGAGGTGCGCGCCCGAATCGCCAAGGCGGACTACGAGGGTCGAATCGATGCGAGCGAATGGGGTCCGCGACTAGGAGTGCGCTGGTGGCGCTTCGGCGCCGGTGTACTGCTCGGACTGTCCTGCGGCACAAAGTGGTCCGGGATGTACTTCATCCTCGCGTTCGGGCTGATGAGCGTCTATTTCGACGTCTCCGCGCGGCGCGCCTACGGTGTGCGTCGGCCCTGGGTCGGCACGGCGGTGCGTGATGTCGGGCCCGCGCTGTACTCGTTGGTGCTGATTCCGCTCGGGGTGTACCTGGCCAGCTACTGGGCCTGGTTCGCCAGTGAGGACGGCGTCTTCCGCTATTCGGTCGGCAATCAGGTCGGTCGCGATGGACCGTGGTCGTGGCTGCCGAATGCACTGCGCTCGCTGTGGTACTACAGCGGCGAAACGCTGCGCTTCCACGAAGGTCTGACCAATTCGGCCGGTAACCATCACCCCTGGGAATCCAAGCCGTGGACCTGGTCGATGGGGCTGCGGCCGATGCTCTACTACTACGCCGACACCGGTGTCACCGGGTGCGGTCAGACCCAGTGCGTGAAGGCCGTGATGCTCATCGGCACCCCGGCGATCTGGTGGATCGCATTCCCGGTGCTGGGCTGGATGCTGTGGCGCAGTGTGGTCCGTCGGGACTGGCGCTATGCGGCGGTGCTCACCGGATACGGCGCCGGACTCATTCCCTGGTTCTTCACCCTCGATCGGCAGATGTACTACTTCTACGCCGTGCCGCTGGCCCCGTTCCTGGTGATGGGGATCGCTCTGGTGTGCGGCGATATTCTCGGCCCGGCCCGATCGGTGCACATACCGCGAAGTCCGGCGGGCACCTATCTGCCCGCGCTGCCCAGTGAACGGCGCAGTCTCGGACTGCTCGCGGTCTGCATCTACCTCGGCCTGGTGATCGCCAATTTCATCTGGCTCTGGCCGATTCTGACCGCGTTGCCGATTACGCCCGGTAACTGGCACGACCATCTCTGGCTGCCCAGTTGGCGCTGA
- a CDS encoding GntR family transcriptional regulator has protein sequence MFTITVTHDSSIPPYEQLRLGVIAQVRSGELTAGTKIPTVRALAAQLGLAPNTVARAYRELEADGVVETRGRQGSFIASSGDPTKDLAGRAATDYVATIRRLGLDDEAALKYVRAALES, from the coding sequence ATGTTCACTATTACCGTGACCCACGATTCGTCGATTCCGCCCTACGAGCAGTTGCGGCTGGGTGTCATCGCGCAGGTGCGTTCGGGGGAGTTGACGGCGGGAACGAAGATCCCGACGGTGCGAGCTCTGGCCGCGCAACTCGGGCTGGCGCCGAATACGGTCGCTCGTGCCTATCGGGAACTCGAGGCCGATGGGGTCGTCGAAACCCGGGGCAGGCAAGGATCTTTCATCGCGTCCTCGGGTGACCCGACGAAAGATCTGGCAGGGCGCGCCGCAACTGATTACGTCGCCACCATTCGACGGCTCGGTCTCGATGACGAGGCGGCCCTGAAGTACGTCAGGGCGGCTCTGGAGAGTTAG